The following are encoded in a window of Limisphaerales bacterium genomic DNA:
- a CDS encoding HAD family hydrolase, protein MIRNVLFDWSGTLVNDLPAVWRATNYTFTQSGHPEMSLEEFRAEFSLPFDQFYERVTPGVPLEQLEQWYKHSFIDEQKTVEPLPHAQGFFDFCKANGLRTFLLSTIHPDHFREQSARIPFDFDHTYVRVMDKRARITEILTEQNLRVDETLFIGDMQHDVDAAHAGGIHSCAVLTGYNTREQLEQSEPELIVNHLGELKELFEQSGLEWPSRVATYE, encoded by the coding sequence ATGATCCGGAATGTGTTATTCGATTGGTCCGGCACTTTGGTGAACGACTTGCCGGCTGTATGGCGCGCTACGAATTACACCTTCACGCAATCCGGGCATCCGGAAATGAGCCTGGAAGAATTTCGCGCGGAATTCAGTTTGCCTTTCGATCAGTTTTACGAACGCGTCACCCCCGGCGTGCCTTTGGAGCAGTTGGAGCAATGGTATAAACACAGCTTCATCGACGAACAGAAAACCGTCGAACCCCTTCCACACGCACAGGGGTTTTTCGATTTTTGTAAAGCCAATGGACTGCGGACTTTTTTGTTGAGCACGATTCACCCTGACCATTTTCGCGAGCAATCCGCACGCATCCCGTTTGACTTTGATCACACTTACGTACGCGTAATGGATAAGCGCGCACGCATCACCGAAATTTTAACCGAACAAAATTTGCGGGTTGACGAAACTCTGTTCATCGGCGATATGCAGCATGATGTGGATGCGGCGCACGCTGGCGGCATTCATTCCTGTGCGGTCCTCACCGGTTACAACACTCGCGAGCAGTTAGAGCAATCGGAGCCGGAACTAATCGTAAATCATCTCGGGGAACTTAAGGAATTGTTCGAGCAATCCGGATTAGAATGGCCCTCGCGCGTGGCAACCTATGAGTGA
- a CDS encoding dihydroneopterin aldolase, with translation MSDVITIADLEVRARVGVPDEERAVPQRLLLTVEMDRCFAKAAVGDDIEATIDYHAVAMALTDLAENGEWRLIEKLADEAAALVLAKFQPDYVRVEVKKFILPETRHVSVRIERRR, from the coding sequence ATGAGTGATGTCATCACCATAGCCGATCTTGAAGTGCGCGCGCGCGTGGGCGTGCCGGATGAGGAACGTGCCGTGCCACAACGTTTATTGCTCACAGTGGAAATGGACCGATGCTTTGCCAAGGCCGCTGTAGGTGACGATATTGAGGCCACCATCGACTACCACGCCGTAGCAATGGCCCTCACTGATTTGGCCGAGAACGGTGAGTGGCGGTTAATTGAAAAATTGGCGGACGAAGCAGCAGCACTGGTGCTCGCGAAATTCCAGCCCGACTATGTGCGCGTGGAGGTGAAGAAATTTATTTTGCCTGAGACGCGCCACGTATCAGTCCGCATTGAACGGCGGCGTTAA